The Chrysiogenia bacterium genome window below encodes:
- a CDS encoding DUF924 domain-containing protein, with the protein MPDPRAQAVREFWFEGMDAGGVVPQETRANWFKSDPAFDDEICERFGALLKEAESGGLTSWESNARDALSLILVLDQFTRNIYRDDARAFAQDPRAQALTLACMEAEGDAGLHLAERHFLYLPLMHAEDQVLQHRSVACYQKLAHEAPPGEQEIYDFVLEFAVKHKALIDRFGRFPHRNEVLGRKSTPEEVAFLENEGRGF; encoded by the coding sequence GTGCCGGATCCGCGCGCGCAGGCGGTGCGTGAATTCTGGTTTGAGGGGATGGACGCCGGCGGCGTCGTTCCGCAGGAGACGCGCGCAAACTGGTTCAAATCCGACCCGGCATTCGACGACGAGATTTGCGAGCGTTTTGGCGCGCTGCTCAAAGAGGCCGAGAGCGGCGGACTTACTTCCTGGGAGAGCAATGCGCGCGATGCGCTCTCACTCATCCTCGTGCTCGATCAGTTTACCCGCAACATCTACCGGGACGATGCTCGCGCTTTTGCGCAGGACCCGCGCGCGCAGGCCCTGACGCTTGCGTGCATGGAAGCCGAGGGTGACGCCGGACTGCATCTGGCCGAACGGCACTTTCTCTATCTTCCGCTCATGCATGCCGAGGATCAGGTGCTCCAGCACCGCAGCGTCGCGTGCTACCAGAAGCTCGCCCATGAGGCGCCGCCCGGGGAGCAGGAAATCTACGACTTCGTGCTGGAGTTCGCCGTCAAGCACAAGGCGCTCATCGACCGCTTCGGACGCTTTCCCCATCGCAACGAAGTGCTGGGCCGGAAATCGACACCCGAAGAAGTCGCGTTTCTCGAAAACGAAGGCCGCGGCTTCTAG
- a CDS encoding ornithine cyclodeaminase family protein, which translates to MIAPDSPRWISEAEVVEMLSLREAIDALAEGLKREASGSAQNMVKTHAAWPVEDKEATLHAIGAVFTPKGYEHGFVGTKTWAHTPGGATPLFALFDASTGKLLAMIEAFAFGQMRTAGISGLATRYMASEDANELAIIGTGKQALPQVAAVHCVRPLKRVRVFSRTPEKREAFAAKLRENFDFEVVVAESVAEAAKNAPIVTLVTRATSAFIGSAEVAKGAHINAVGAITPEREEFHQDIFPRAARMAADSVDSVRRLSAEFRTRMGEDDAHWAMVEPLSKLVAEDARRPGEADLTLFKAMGMGISDLSLASEIYARALGKNLGHKFPHPEKVPIRFS; encoded by the coding sequence ATGATCGCGCCCGATTCACCGCGCTGGATCAGCGAGGCCGAGGTCGTCGAGATGCTCAGCCTGCGCGAGGCCATCGACGCGCTGGCCGAGGGGCTAAAGCGCGAGGCAAGCGGCAGCGCGCAAAACATGGTGAAGACACACGCGGCCTGGCCGGTGGAAGACAAGGAAGCCACGCTTCACGCCATCGGCGCGGTGTTTACCCCAAAGGGTTACGAACACGGCTTTGTCGGCACCAAGACCTGGGCCCACACGCCCGGCGGGGCGACGCCGCTCTTTGCGCTCTTCGATGCAAGCACGGGAAAATTGCTCGCCATGATCGAGGCCTTTGCCTTCGGCCAGATGCGCACGGCAGGGATTTCTGGTCTGGCGACGCGTTACATGGCGAGTGAGGATGCGAACGAACTGGCGATTATCGGCACGGGAAAACAGGCCCTGCCGCAGGTGGCGGCCGTGCACTGCGTTCGGCCCCTGAAGCGCGTGCGCGTTTTTAGCCGCACGCCTGAAAAACGCGAGGCCTTCGCCGCGAAGCTGCGTGAGAACTTCGATTTTGAAGTGGTCGTTGCAGAATCAGTGGCAGAGGCCGCCAAGAACGCGCCGATTGTTACGCTGGTTACCCGCGCGACAAGCGCGTTCATCGGCAGCGCGGAAGTCGCCAAAGGCGCGCACATCAACGCCGTGGGCGCCATCACCCCCGAGCGCGAGGAGTTTCACCAGGACATATTCCCCCGCGCTGCACGCATGGCCGCCGACAGCGTCGACAGCGTGCGCCGTCTCTCAGCAGAATTCCGCACCCGCATGGGAGAAGACGATGCCCACTGGGCGATGGTCGAGCCGCTCTCGAAGCTCGTCGCCGAAGACGCGCGCCGCCCGGGCGAAGCCGATCTCACCCTGTTCAAGGCCATGGGCATGGGGATCTCCGATCTCTCGCTGGCCTCGGAGATCTACGCCCGCGCACTGGGAAAAAATCTGGGACACAAGTTCCCCCATCCCGAGAAAGTTCCGATCCGTTTTTCCTGA
- a CDS encoding peptidylprolyl isomerase has translation MKIEKGSVVLMDYTLTDKDKNVLDSSDGHGPLAYLHGHGNIIPGLEKHLEGKGVGDSLQVTVPPEEGYGQQTDELIQHVTREQLQGAPNLEVGMQFQAQTPNGMMLFSITEINGDDITIDGNHPLAGMDLNFDVKVVEIRPATEEELQHGHVHGAGGHDH, from the coding sequence GTGAAAATTGAAAAAGGGTCGGTGGTCCTGATGGATTACACGCTGACCGACAAAGACAAGAATGTGCTCGATTCCAGCGACGGCCACGGCCCGCTGGCTTACCTGCACGGACACGGCAACATCATCCCGGGACTTGAAAAGCACCTCGAAGGCAAGGGCGTCGGCGACTCGTTGCAGGTCACCGTTCCGCCCGAGGAAGGCTACGGCCAGCAGACCGACGAGCTCATCCAGCACGTCACCCGCGAGCAGCTCCAGGGTGCGCCGAACCTCGAAGTGGGCATGCAGTTCCAGGCGCAGACTCCCAACGGCATGATGCTGTTCAGCATTACCGAGATCAACGGCGACGACATTACCATCGACGGCAACCACCCGCTGGCCGGGATGGACCTGAACTTCGATGTGAAGGTTGTCGAGATTCGTCCCGCGACTGAAGAAGAGCTCCAGCACGGCCACGTCCACGGTGCCGGCGGGCACGACCACTGA
- a CDS encoding gentisate 1,2-dioxygenase — translation MSDELKAKMIDETGKSAPEWKAMPPVLIRKAEIDAEIERLSKLPTPENGRRQTSIVHPYHGLSGLAPGIKVKICVLNPGERTAPVRENATQVNFCIQGGGSIVINGKPRAYAKYDTFNIPSWHVYEHVNDTDEVQVRLCYSNAALLEKMRVHIVDENPPAPGEEAAAAAKAESGEKHEAQKHPFGTFQITDEGAYLMPYETLVNPDVVESKALHWPWKLVKENLDKLANLGQEYRGRRLYLMYNPSTGRTNGITNNFFATITIRPPKISDRPHRHVSAAINYFFSGSGHSIVENKRYEWSAGDLMLTAPGWARHCHNSHDEAVYELTIQDSPLNIAMESLLWQEDLGKPASVLGAMHGFDTNREALAK, via the coding sequence ATGAGCGATGAACTCAAAGCCAAGATGATCGATGAGACCGGAAAGAGCGCCCCCGAGTGGAAGGCGATGCCGCCGGTGCTCATTCGCAAGGCCGAAATAGATGCCGAAATCGAGCGGCTCTCGAAGCTGCCCACCCCGGAGAACGGCCGCCGCCAGACGAGCATCGTTCACCCCTACCACGGGCTGAGCGGCCTGGCCCCGGGCATCAAGGTGAAGATCTGCGTTTTGAATCCCGGCGAACGCACCGCGCCCGTGCGCGAGAACGCCACGCAGGTGAATTTCTGCATCCAGGGCGGCGGCAGCATTGTCATCAACGGCAAGCCGCGCGCTTACGCCAAGTACGACACTTTCAACATTCCCTCGTGGCATGTCTACGAGCATGTCAACGATACCGACGAGGTGCAGGTGCGGCTTTGTTACTCCAACGCCGCGCTGCTCGAGAAGATGCGCGTGCACATTGTCGACGAAAACCCGCCCGCACCGGGCGAGGAAGCGGCCGCCGCGGCAAAGGCCGAGTCGGGCGAAAAGCACGAGGCGCAGAAGCATCCCTTCGGCACCTTCCAGATCACCGACGAGGGCGCCTACCTCATGCCCTACGAGACACTGGTCAATCCCGACGTCGTGGAGAGCAAGGCCCTGCACTGGCCGTGGAAGCTGGTGAAGGAAAACCTGGACAAGCTCGCAAATCTGGGTCAGGAATACCGCGGCCGACGTCTGTATCTGATGTACAACCCCTCCACAGGTCGCACGAACGGCATCACCAACAACTTCTTCGCGACCATCACGATCCGTCCGCCCAAAATTTCCGACCGCCCGCACCGCCATGTTTCGGCGGCAATCAACTACTTCTTCTCGGGAAGCGGTCATTCCATCGTGGAGAACAAGCGCTACGAGTGGAGCGCCGGCGACCTCATGCTCACCGCGCCCGGCTGGGCGCGACACTGCCACAACTCCCACGACGAAGCGGTCTACGAGCTGACCATCCAGGACAGCCCCCTCAACATCGCGATGGAGTCCCTGCTCTGGCAGGAAGACCTGGGCAAGCCCGCCTCCGTGCTGGGCGCCATGCACGGCTTTGACACAAACCGGGAGGCGCTGGCCAAATGA
- a CDS encoding nuclear transport factor 2 family protein: MAKSAKIDLVAELFASLEDFPRAEALMEEIYDGNVYFQDPIQRVDGLKAFQDMNRRVVEKMPGLEVKVLGVTGNDQAVAAEWDMSFNTLGRRVHLPGVSWLSFNAAGKCYRHVDYWDWMALSDQVVPAMKFMHDIMRKAVG; this comes from the coding sequence ATGGCGAAGTCCGCGAAAATCGATTTGGTAGCCGAACTGTTCGCTTCGCTGGAAGACTTCCCACGGGCCGAGGCCCTCATGGAAGAGATCTACGACGGCAACGTCTACTTCCAGGATCCCATCCAGCGCGTAGACGGGTTGAAGGCCTTTCAGGACATGAACCGCCGCGTGGTGGAAAAAATGCCGGGGCTCGAGGTGAAGGTCCTTGGCGTCACGGGCAACGATCAGGCCGTCGCCGCCGAGTGGGACATGAGCTTCAACACGCTGGGCCGCCGGGTTCACCTGCCGGGCGTTTCGTGGCTGAGCTTCAACGCCGCCGGCAAGTGTTACCGCCACGTCGATTACTGGGACTGGATGGCGCTGAGCGATCAGGTCGTCCCTGCCATGAAATTCATGCACGACATCATGCGAAAGGCAGTTGGATGA
- a CDS encoding aromatic ring-hydroxylating dioxygenase subunit alpha — protein MSAMDAAKRSWPAPSAGRVPLWVYSDPDVYALEQERVFAGPTWNYVGLEVEIPNPGDYRRTFIGEKSVVVTRTKDGAVHCFLNKCTHRGVEFCRTDCGNARNFMCPYHQWVFDLKGNLIGVPFRKGVKGQGGMPEDFDFKDHPARPLKVEVVNGVIFASFDHDVPPFKDYLGESMYHYFTRVFDGRGLRLLGHERQDIPCNWKLMQENIKDPYHASLLHVFLVTFGLFRADQKSEVKLDPSGAHAVLVSRKGEQKAGEGLEEMASFKADYALKDPRLLDPVKEFPDANTVIMQTIFPNLIVQQQSNTLATRQIIPKGPNNFELYWTFFGYENDDEAMVTRRLRQANLMGPAGLVSVDDGEVLEFTQNGARPHPGDLAVMEMGGHDHADTDHMVTEAAIRGFYEHYARVMGFKREGA, from the coding sequence ATGTCAGCAATGGATGCAGCAAAGCGGAGTTGGCCCGCACCAAGCGCAGGGCGCGTGCCGCTGTGGGTTTATTCCGATCCCGATGTCTATGCCCTTGAGCAGGAACGCGTCTTCGCCGGGCCCACCTGGAACTACGTGGGGCTCGAGGTCGAGATTCCCAACCCCGGCGACTACCGGCGCACCTTCATTGGCGAGAAATCCGTCGTCGTCACCCGCACCAAAGACGGCGCAGTGCACTGCTTTCTCAACAAGTGCACCCACCGCGGCGTGGAATTCTGCCGAACCGATTGCGGCAACGCCCGCAATTTCATGTGCCCCTATCACCAGTGGGTGTTCGATCTCAAAGGCAACCTGATCGGTGTTCCCTTCCGCAAGGGCGTAAAGGGCCAGGGCGGGATGCCCGAAGATTTCGACTTCAAGGACCACCCGGCGCGGCCGCTTAAAGTCGAGGTCGTCAACGGCGTGATCTTCGCGTCCTTCGACCACGACGTTCCGCCCTTCAAGGACTATCTGGGCGAGTCGATGTATCACTACTTCACCCGCGTGTTCGACGGGCGCGGGCTGCGGCTTCTGGGGCACGAGCGCCAGGACATTCCCTGCAACTGGAAGCTGATGCAGGAGAACATCAAGGACCCCTACCACGCGAGCCTGCTGCACGTGTTCCTCGTGACCTTCGGACTCTTTCGCGCCGACCAGAAGTCGGAGGTGAAGCTTGATCCAAGTGGCGCCCACGCCGTGCTGGTCTCGCGCAAGGGCGAGCAGAAGGCCGGCGAAGGACTTGAAGAAATGGCGTCCTTCAAAGCCGACTACGCGCTCAAGGACCCGCGCCTTCTCGATCCGGTCAAGGAATTTCCCGATGCCAACACGGTCATCATGCAGACGATCTTTCCCAACCTCATCGTGCAGCAGCAGTCCAACACGCTGGCCACGCGCCAGATCATTCCGAAGGGCCCGAACAATTTCGAGCTCTACTGGACCTTCTTTGGCTACGAGAACGACGACGAGGCCATGGTGACGCGCCGCCTGCGGCAGGCGAACCTGATGGGCCCGGCGGGCCTTGTCAGCGTGGACGACGGTGAGGTGCTCGAGTTCACCCAGAACGGAGCGCGCCCGCATCCCGGCGATCTGGCCGTCATGGAAATGGGCGGCCACGACCACGCCGACACCGATCACATGGTGACCGAAGCCGCCATTCGCGGCTTTTACGAACACTATGCCCGGGTGATGGGCTTCAAGCGGGAGGGCGCATGA
- a CDS encoding alpha/beta hydrolase family protein, with protein MPEGPWWDHLESNFYARPEGFELEPWDWFRVSGTAAMDVALRTAAGSLLTTLAIPTGFNPITLKKAMDEKSMYEDIADARDPDKFFIQPPRDVPMKWRAPKTPHFKPEDAGICEDLTFESPFEPFNPRLRKSYMANTGNSRAIARFWRHGDKPRPTLVAVHGFMADPYWVNEWFFALPWMYHTLGCDVMLYILPFHGARQSKLSPFSGHGFFAHGISWMNEAFRQAVHDFRVFMNFLEDNMGVEKIGVTGVSLGGFTSALLASVEPRLHFAVPNVPVVSLPDIVLEWQPLGSLARAAMFAMRKSVKEMRHMLAVTCPLTYKPVLPKERLMIIGGVGDRLAPPKHSRILWDHWGRPRIHWFPGNHILHLDKGAYLKEMARFMTDTGFLEK; from the coding sequence ATGCCCGAGGGCCCCTGGTGGGACCATCTCGAAAGCAACTTCTACGCGCGGCCCGAGGGATTTGAGCTCGAACCCTGGGACTGGTTCCGTGTGAGCGGCACCGCCGCCATGGACGTGGCGCTGCGTACCGCGGCTGGCTCGCTCTTGACCACGCTTGCGATCCCTACCGGTTTCAATCCAATCACGCTCAAAAAGGCGATGGACGAGAAGAGCATGTATGAGGACATCGCCGACGCGCGTGACCCGGACAAATTCTTCATCCAGCCGCCGCGCGACGTGCCCATGAAGTGGCGCGCGCCGAAGACCCCGCACTTCAAGCCCGAGGACGCGGGGATCTGTGAAGATCTCACGTTCGAGAGCCCCTTCGAGCCCTTCAATCCGCGACTTCGCAAGAGCTACATGGCCAACACCGGCAACAGCCGCGCCATCGCGCGTTTCTGGCGCCATGGTGACAAGCCGCGTCCCACGCTGGTGGCGGTGCACGGTTTCATGGCCGATCCCTACTGGGTCAACGAGTGGTTCTTTGCGCTGCCGTGGATGTATCACACGCTCGGTTGCGATGTGATGCTCTACATTCTGCCCTTCCATGGCGCGCGCCAGAGCAAGCTCTCCCCCTTTAGCGGTCACGGCTTCTTCGCCCACGGCATTTCGTGGATGAATGAGGCCTTCCGCCAGGCGGTCCACGATTTCCGCGTGTTCATGAATTTCCTCGAAGACAACATGGGCGTGGAGAAAATCGGCGTCACCGGCGTGAGCCTGGGCGGCTTTACCTCCGCGTTGCTGGCATCGGTGGAGCCGCGTCTGCATTTTGCCGTGCCCAACGTCCCGGTCGTATCACTTCCCGACATTGTGCTTGAGTGGCAGCCGCTGGGCTCTCTGGCACGCGCGGCGATGTTCGCCATGCGCAAGTCGGTCAAGGAGATGCGCCACATGCTCGCCGTGACCTGCCCGCTCACCTACAAGCCCGTGCTTCCCAAGGAACGGCTCATGATCATCGGCGGCGTGGGCGACCGGCTGGCGCCGCCCAAGCACTCGCGCATTCTCTGGGACCACTGGGGCCGCCCGCGCATTCACTGGTTCCCGGGCAACCACATCCTGCACCTGGACAAGGGCGCGTATCTCAAGGAAATGGCGCGCTTCATGACGGACACGGGATTCCTGGAGAAGTAG
- a CDS encoding 4-hydroxy-tetrahydrodipicolinate synthase, protein MMKLDEKFLRGSYPPLVTPFKDGEVDYNCYARLVEHQIENGTHGILVTGTTGEPSTLTIDERAKLVEVAVQTSNGRVPVVAATGTESYVGTAELTNKAEKAGADALLIVTPYYIKPPQRGLVEYYAALGKESKLPMMIYHIPGRTAVSVPVSTVAEIAARVPTLVGIKHAVVDLDYVTEVLDHMGMDFRIFVGLESLSFPMLCVGACGLMNAVGNLAPKRVSQMCEEVFAGNLAAARKLHFDLFGLNKAVFLDTNPIPMKYMMMKMGLLERAEHRLPMVTVTDTQAKELDALLKEAGLVG, encoded by the coding sequence ATGATGAAACTCGACGAGAAGTTCCTGCGCGGCTCGTATCCGCCGCTCGTAACCCCGTTCAAGGACGGCGAGGTCGACTACAACTGCTACGCCAGGCTGGTGGAGCACCAGATCGAGAACGGAACCCATGGAATTCTGGTCACCGGCACGACGGGCGAGCCCAGCACGCTCACCATCGATGAGCGCGCCAAGCTCGTCGAGGTGGCCGTGCAGACTTCCAATGGCCGCGTGCCGGTCGTCGCCGCCACGGGCACCGAGTCCTACGTGGGCACGGCCGAACTCACGAACAAGGCCGAGAAGGCCGGCGCCGATGCGCTCCTTATCGTGACGCCCTACTACATCAAGCCGCCCCAACGCGGCCTGGTCGAGTATTACGCGGCGCTCGGCAAGGAATCGAAGCTGCCGATGATGATCTACCACATCCCCGGTCGCACCGCGGTTTCGGTGCCGGTGAGCACCGTGGCCGAGATCGCTGCGCGGGTTCCGACCCTTGTCGGAATCAAACACGCGGTCGTCGACCTCGACTACGTGACCGAGGTGCTCGACCACATGGGGATGGATTTTCGCATTTTCGTAGGGCTTGAGAGCCTGTCCTTCCCCATGCTCTGCGTGGGCGCGTGCGGCCTTATGAATGCCGTCGGCAACCTTGCGCCCAAACGCGTCTCGCAGATGTGCGAGGAAGTCTTTGCCGGAAACCTGGCGGCCGCGCGCAAACTGCACTTCGATCTCTTCGGCCTGAACAAGGCCGTGTTCCTGGACACCAATCCCATCCCCATGAAGTACATGATGATGAAGATGGGACTTCTCGAGCGCGCCGAGCACCGCCTGCCCATGGTCACCGTGACGGATACGCAGGCAAAGGAGCTCGACGCACTGCTCAAGGAAGCCGGGCTCGTCGGCTAG
- a CDS encoding glutathione S-transferase family protein: MKLYDDPLAPNPRRVRIFIKEKGLDIEFETLHIAKNKHKSPEFLAKNPLGLLPVLELDDGTCISESVAICRYLEELHPEPNLMGCDPLERAQIEMWARRMEIELMNYVAGYFRNTHPFWEGRIPQAPDWGEICKKAALKRMEWLDSELAGREFVAGDRFTIADITALVACDFGRITKLWPQPQLENLTRWHAAISARPSTKG; encoded by the coding sequence ATGAAACTCTACGACGATCCGCTTGCTCCCAACCCGCGCCGCGTGCGCATTTTCATCAAGGAAAAGGGGCTCGACATCGAATTCGAGACCCTGCACATCGCCAAAAACAAGCACAAGAGCCCGGAGTTTCTTGCGAAGAATCCGCTGGGCCTGCTGCCGGTACTCGAGCTCGACGACGGCACCTGCATCAGCGAATCCGTGGCCATCTGCCGCTATCTCGAAGAGCTGCATCCCGAGCCCAACCTGATGGGGTGCGATCCACTCGAGCGCGCGCAGATCGAGATGTGGGCCCGCCGCATGGAAATCGAGCTGATGAACTACGTCGCCGGCTATTTCCGCAACACCCACCCCTTCTGGGAAGGGCGCATCCCCCAGGCACCCGACTGGGGAGAGATCTGCAAGAAAGCGGCTCTCAAGCGCATGGAGTGGCTCGATTCCGAGCTGGCCGGTCGCGAGTTCGTCGCCGGCGATCGCTTCACCATTGCCGACATCACCGCGCTTGTGGCGTGCGACTTCGGACGCATCACCAAGCTCTGGCCGCAGCCGCAGCTCGAAAACCTCACCCGCTGGCATGCCGCCATCTCGGCGCGGCCCAGCACGAAGGGCTAG
- a CDS encoding aromatic-ring-hydroxylating dioxygenase subunit beta: protein MELQFEVERLLYEYVQTLDDGHLERWPVFFTEECTYQVIARDNFDRGLPLALIRCESRDMLHDRVTALQQANVYGPRYLRHLVSNPRVVERHEESVLVQSNFAVLRTMLDEPTKIFLAGRYLDRIVVDSGVLRFSEKRCIYDTLLIPNSVTYPV, encoded by the coding sequence ATGGAACTCCAGTTCGAAGTCGAGCGGTTGCTCTATGAATACGTGCAGACTCTCGACGACGGGCACCTCGAACGCTGGCCCGTGTTCTTCACCGAAGAATGCACCTACCAGGTCATCGCCCGCGACAACTTCGATCGCGGCCTGCCGCTGGCGCTGATTCGCTGCGAGAGCCGCGACATGCTCCACGACCGGGTGACCGCGCTCCAGCAGGCCAATGTCTACGGCCCGCGCTACCTGCGCCATCTGGTCAGCAACCCGCGCGTGGTGGAACGGCACGAGGAGAGTGTGCTCGTCCAGAGCAATTTTGCCGTGCTGCGCACCATGCTCGATGAGCCGACGAAGATCTTTCTGGCCGGGCGCTACCTGGACCGGATCGTCGTCGATTCGGGCGTGCTGCGATTCAGCGAGAAGCGCTGCATTTATGACACCCTGCTCATTCCCAATTCCGTGACTTATCCTGTCTAG